Genomic DNA from Gimesia aquarii:
TCGTATGGAACGGACGTTTGTTTGGTTCCAGACGGTTTAGATGATGTTTGTCGAGCGCAAATAAGGAGCCACGATTTTGCATTGCAAATCCTAGATCGCCCGGTGTTACCTGCGAACCAAAGCCGAAATAATTACTTTGGATCAACGAACAAAAGTTTCGGTCTTTGTCAACAACAGATAAATAAACGGTGTCCCCATGTTTTAACTTAGGATCTCCTGCAGGAACATCGGCCGCTGCTCGATCTGGATTGATTCGCTTTCGCTGCCGATCGGCATATGCTTTTGATATCAGTTCATCAACTGGTAACTTCTCAAAATCAGGGTCCGCATAAAACTGCGCCCGATCGGCATACGCCAGTTTTTTTGCTTCCACCAATAAATGCAAATATTCGGCACTCCCCGGACCCATTGAGGCAAGATCATATTCCTCCAACAGATTTAACATTTCCAGAGCCGCAATGCCCTGCCCACTGGGAGGTAACTCCCAGATGTCATAGCGTCGATAGCTGGTAGATACAGGGTCAATCCAGTCATCACGATGGTCCGCCAGGTCTTGTAGCGAAAAGAACCCTCCATGATTTTGACTGAATTCAACCAGACGTTTGGCGATAGATCCCTGGTAAAACTCCTGCTTCCCTTTGTCTGCGATCAACTGATATGTGTGAGCGAGACGCGGATTACAAAATAACTCTCCCTCACATGGTGCACGGTGACCATCAATCAAAAATGTCTCTGCCGAATCGAGCCAGGCAGAAAGTTTTTTTTCTGAGTTCTTCCAATAACCGGCAATGATTTCAGTAACCGGAAATCCTTCTTCGGCCGTCTTGATCGAAGGACTCAGTAAGTCCGCCAGGGACTGAGTCCCGAATCGCGTATGCAATGTTTCCCAGCCACTCACACAACCGGGTACGGACCAGCTTAATAACCCGTGATCCGGAATGGATTTTAATTCGCGCTTCGAAAATTCATCTCGGGACAAACTGGAGGGGCTTCGGCCACTCGCATTCAGCCCCAACAATTTTTGTGACTTGGCATCCCAATAAATAGCAAAAAGATCGCCACCAATCCCACAGCTCATCGGCTCGACCACGCCAAGCATCGCATTCACGGCAATTGCAGCATCGACGGCGTTGCCACCTGATTTCAATACATCTAACCCTACCTGGGCAGCCAAAGGCTGGCTGGTTGCCACCATGCCATGCCGGGCAACAGCTATAGACCGACTTTGCTGTCGCAGACCATAGGGGCGATCGTAGCCACCTCCCAGTTGATCTTTTGACCGAGACTCCAAATCTTTTCTCATGATTACATGCTTTCAAAATGATCAGGCTTTTTCAGTCACGTTCTTTAGATGCCAGCTCGCATCGAGATTAAATAAGGAAAAACAAACAAATTATCGTAAAAAAGACAAAGATGAGCTAACTTGGTAGATGCAAAAGCACAGGATAGGAGAGAAAATCATAGAATTCCAGGCACGAAAGTTTCATTCTGTAATAAATCATTTTCAAAGTCATTGAAGTTTCTTATTTAATCACAAGGAAATTTGAATCATGGGGCAAGTTCAGAGCTGGATGATCCCGTTGGCAGTCATCCTGCTATCACAAGTACCAACGCTCGCAAAGGATTCTACCACTCAACAAAAACCGCATCCCGACGCTGTCGCAAACTCGCACGCGCCCGGCGAAGTCGATAAGCCGGAACTCGTTCCGTTCGTCGTGTCTGATCCTGCAAAATTACCTGGAATTGTCATCGATGAAACAGAGGCCCAATTAATCGGAACCTGGCAGTATTCAACTCATACTCCCCCCTATGTAGGACTCGGCTATCTACACGACCAGAAGAAAGGCAAAGGGAAGAAAGCAGTCGTTTATACGCCTAAACTTCCCAAATCAGGCCGCTACGAAGTACGGCTCTCACATTGTTATAACATCCGCAGATCAACGAACACTCCGATTACCATACATCATGCTGACGGAGAAAAAACAATACGCATCAATCAACAAAAAATTCCCGAATATAAAAAACTGTTCCGCAAGTTGGGAGTCTTTCGATTCAGAGCAGGGAAATCAGGCTGGGTCAAAATATCCAACGAGGGCACAGACGGAAAATATGTCATCGCCGATGCAGTCCAGTTTTTATATATGGGTGATTGAGGCGTTTGCTCACCCTGAAAAATCAGATCTGCCACAGGGATCGAATCGGATCGTGAATGTCTTCTGTATGTTCCAAGATCGCTTCAATGCCAGCTGTCATACCGGCAACCGCCGTTTCTTCGGACATACTTGGAGCACCCAGATGACATTCCATAGCGGCAACACTGGGAAGATGTGGCAGGTGAATCCAACCGGCTCGGATATTAAGATTCTCCGTCGCAATATGGTGCAGGATACCATACATCAAATGATTACAGACAAAGGTTCCCGGCGTATCTGAAATGTCAGCGGGAACCCCTGCTGCCCGCATTGCTTTCACAATCGCGCGAATGGGCAGCGTTGTATAATAACCAACGGGCCCTTCAGGATCGGTCGGCTGATCTTGAAGTCCGCAACCTTCATTATCAACAAGTTGGTAACGTGTGGCATCGTTAAAGTTATTCGCGATCCGCTCCACCGTGATCATGGATCGACCACCGTATTCTCCCAGCATTATGACTACGTCCGGCTGAATATCTGCAATCACTTCTTTGACATATTCAATCGATTTAAAAAAGGCCGCGGGAGCGATTTTGGCTATCACAGTCGCCCCGTTGATCGTCATTCCGTCCAGTTTTCTGGCAACACTTCCCGCAGGATTCACAGGAGTCGTTCCAAAGGCGTCAAATCCGGTTACAAGTACTTTTGTCATCAAACTTCAATTCAAAAATAGCAGAGTGCCTGCATCAAGTTCTAAAACCACTTTACTTAGCATATCGAGAACATTTTGAATGACCACAAGTAGAGATTTTTTTTGATCAAAGAATAGAATTACTCGAGCTCGAAGCAGTATAGCGGTAACGACTTACGTCTTTGTTAAAAACTCTAATTCACCTTTTTTTCTTGTCGTGTGAAAGGTTTCCTTTTGTGGTGGATATTTACTGGTAAGGAACGAGAATAAATGCATGGAATCACCAGTCCCTGATACTCGAAACAGCCTGATTCTGCGACTACCTGACAAACGAGATGTCGAGGCATGGGATCAGTTTGTATCGATTTATGAACCGCTGGTGTACCGGCTGGCGCGGGCAAAAGGTTTGCAGGATGCGGATGCCCGGGAAGTTGTGCAGGAAGTCCTTGTATCGGTTTCATGTGCGATTGAACGATGGGAGTTTGAACCGGAACGCGGTCGATTTCGTGACTGGCTGTTTCGGATAGCCCGCAATTTAATGATCAAGTATTTGACTCGTCGGAAGTACCGCTCGATTGGCACTGGGGACTCAGGCATGGCGCAAATCCTGGAACAGCAAGCCGACTCAGTCAGTGAAGAAGAAGAGTCAACTCATTTTGATTTGGAATTTCGACGTGAAGTGTTTCGGTGGGCGGCAGAACAGGTCCGGGAACAGGTAAAAGAGCGTACCTGGCAAGCGTTTTGGCTGTCGAGCATTGAAGGGCAAGAGACAACAGACGTCGCACAAAAACTCGAAATGAGCGTTGGTGCAGTTCACATTGCCCGCAGCCGCATTCGAAGTCGTTTGCGGGAAACGATCAAAACACTGGAACAGAACGAAGAAGAAAATTCTCATCACACCACGCGAGGTAAAGACCGTGACGAGTCATCTAAAACATGCTGACGATGCAGAGCTGCAAATTTTGCTCTATGGAGACGAAGACAGCAATGAATATCGCACAGCGGCAGCGCATGTAGAGAATTGTGAAGTATGTCAAAAGCGACTCAACACAGCTGCAGGACCGGCACAACTTGATGTGGAAACCAGAGAGTTACTCAGTGATTATCCCTGGAAAGAGTTATCAAACAGTCGCACAGGTTTTCAAAGTATCGATGGAACACACAACCAATCAGAACACCTGGCCTTTCTAAACCCACCGAATCATCCTGAGATGCTTGGCCGTCTTGGGCGATACGAGGTTGAGCGCGTGATTGGTTCCGGTGGGATGGGGCTTGTGCTAAAGGCCTTTGACTCTGAATTGAATCGCCCGGTGGCCATCAAAGTACTGGCACAGCATCTGGCACATAGCGGAGCCGCGCGACAACGTTTCGCCAGAGAATCACGGGCGGCTGCAGCCGTAGTGCATGAGCACGTCGTCGCGATTCATAATGTGGAAGCCGACGATGAGAGCCCTTTCCTCGTAATGCAGTATGTTGCAGGCGAGTCGTTGCAGGCGCGTGTTGACCGGGAAGGACCGCTCGACGCAAAAGAAATCATGCGCATTGGCATTCAGGCCGCATCCGGACTCGCAGCAGCACATGAACAGGGAGTGATCCACCGTGATGTCAAACCTGCAAATATCCTACTGGAGCAAGGCATTGAACGCATTCTACTCACCGACTTCGGATTAGCAAGAACCGTCGATGATGCCAGCCTCACTCATACAGGGATCATCGCCGGCACACCTCACTATATGTCACCTGAGCAGGCAAACGGCGACACAATTGACCATCGTACGGATCTCTTCAGTCTTGGGTCAGTACTCTACTTCATGGCCACAGGTCGGCCACCGTTTAGGGCCGAACGAGCAATGGGTGTACTCAATCGAGTTTGTCACGACACGCATCGTCCGGTATGGCAGGTCAATAGTGACATTCCCGACGACTTATCGGACATCATCGACCGACTGCTGGAGAAAAAGGCGTCGCGCCGATTTGAGAGTGCCATTGAAGTCCGGGAATCGCTGGTTCGATTGCTTGCCAGAACACAACAGTATGGAACACGTCACCGAAGCCATATCATGAAATTGATTCGACGGCGTCCGTTTCTTACCAGCGGAGCATTCTTCTGTCTGATCTCAGTCATCGCTATAGCGTCGATGTTTGTGTCACCAAAAGTGGTACGCACAGAAAGATCTTCGACACCGCCACCAGAGACCGTTGTATCAGAGAGTGACATTACACTGGCTCAGCAAGATCAAGCGATCGCCGCAGAGTCCGCTGCATATTCCGCAGCAGCCCATGACATTTCAGAACGCCTTCGGCAACTCGAAATCATCTCGAACGCAGGACAGTTTGCACAACCAGTAAATGATGAATTCTGGCACAACTCTGAGTCGATTAAAGCACATTTAGACCAATTGGAACGTGATGCATTCCGCGATCCTTTAAACTCTTCAATTAAGGAAGAATAATGAAAAAAACAAGCTCGCTTAGAATTAAACTCTCTTGTGGAATCGTAGCTGTTCTTTCCACAGTGTTGTTTGGCAATATCGGTTTTGCACAACGATCAACGACAAAGGCGCAACAAAAAACAAACGACCCATTTGGTCAGTCGCTTCAACCAGTCCCTATTCAGCAATATCGTCCAAGCCTCAGCAATCCGGCTCGTTCAAACTCCCGTTATATTGGACATTTGTTTGAACATACCATCTCGCAGAAACTCCAAAAACTTCGCCAAGAACTCAAGAATGCAAAATCAAATGAACAGAAAGAAGAAGTAGAAAAATCAGTGCGAGAAGCGCTCCTTGAATACTTTAACAAGGACATGAAACATCGCGAAGCAGAACTGGAGAAATTAATGTTACGCAGTTCCAAAATGTCAGCAGCACTTGAAAAGCGCGCCGCGGCAAAGGAACAACTTGTCGATTTGCAACTCAAGTCTTTCAAATATGAAATGGATGGACTGGGCTTATTTACAAAACAGGGGCTGACTTCCCAGTGGAAGTCAGCAACACGTGCTTACCCCACTTACACTATCG
This window encodes:
- the pcp gene encoding pyroglutamyl-peptidase I translates to MTKVLVTGFDAFGTTPVNPAGSVARKLDGMTINGATVIAKIAPAAFFKSIEYVKEVIADIQPDVVIMLGEYGGRSMITVERIANNFNDATRYQLVDNEGCGLQDQPTDPEGPVGYYTTLPIRAIVKAMRAAGVPADISDTPGTFVCNHLMYGILHHIATENLNIRAGWIHLPHLPSVAAMECHLGAPSMSEETAVAGMTAGIEAILEHTEDIHDPIRSLWQI
- a CDS encoding serine/threonine-protein kinase, with translation MTSHLKHADDAELQILLYGDEDSNEYRTAAAHVENCEVCQKRLNTAAGPAQLDVETRELLSDYPWKELSNSRTGFQSIDGTHNQSEHLAFLNPPNHPEMLGRLGRYEVERVIGSGGMGLVLKAFDSELNRPVAIKVLAQHLAHSGAARQRFARESRAAAAVVHEHVVAIHNVEADDESPFLVMQYVAGESLQARVDREGPLDAKEIMRIGIQAASGLAAAHEQGVIHRDVKPANILLEQGIERILLTDFGLARTVDDASLTHTGIIAGTPHYMSPEQANGDTIDHRTDLFSLGSVLYFMATGRPPFRAERAMGVLNRVCHDTHRPVWQVNSDIPDDLSDIIDRLLEKKASRRFESAIEVRESLVRLLARTQQYGTRHRSHIMKLIRRRPFLTSGAFFCLISVIAIASMFVSPKVVRTERSSTPPPETVVSESDITLAQQDQAIAAESAAYSAAAHDISERLRQLEIISNAGQFAQPVNDEFWHNSESIKAHLDQLERDAFRDPLNSSIKEE
- the ggt gene encoding gamma-glutamyltransferase produces the protein MRKDLESRSKDQLGGGYDRPYGLRQQSRSIAVARHGMVATSQPLAAQVGLDVLKSGGNAVDAAIAVNAMLGVVEPMSCGIGGDLFAIYWDAKSQKLLGLNASGRSPSSLSRDEFSKRELKSIPDHGLLSWSVPGCVSGWETLHTRFGTQSLADLLSPSIKTAEEGFPVTEIIAGYWKNSEKKLSAWLDSAETFLIDGHRAPCEGELFCNPRLAHTYQLIADKGKQEFYQGSIAKRLVEFSQNHGGFFSLQDLADHRDDWIDPVSTSYRRYDIWELPPSGQGIAALEMLNLLEEYDLASMGPGSAEYLHLLVEAKKLAYADRAQFYADPDFEKLPVDELISKAYADRQRKRINPDRAAADVPAGDPKLKHGDTVYLSVVDKDRNFCSLIQSNYFGFGSQVTPGDLGFAMQNRGSLFALDKHHLNRLEPNKRPFHTIIPAMVTQDGRPWFCFGVMGGDMQPQGHVQVLVNLIDFKMNVQAAGDTARVRHFGDATPTGELPQGVGTVVVESGISDMTIKALQDKGHHVLRSKGEFGGYQGILIDWEAGVLKGATESRKDGVAVGY
- a CDS encoding RNA polymerase sigma factor; its protein translation is MESPVPDTRNSLILRLPDKRDVEAWDQFVSIYEPLVYRLARAKGLQDADAREVVQEVLVSVSCAIERWEFEPERGRFRDWLFRIARNLMIKYLTRRKYRSIGTGDSGMAQILEQQADSVSEEEESTHFDLEFRREVFRWAAEQVREQVKERTWQAFWLSSIEGQETTDVAQKLEMSVGAVHIARSRIRSRLRETIKTLEQNEEENSHHTTRGKDRDESSKTC
- a CDS encoding golvesin C-terminal-like domain-containing protein, with translation MGQVQSWMIPLAVILLSQVPTLAKDSTTQQKPHPDAVANSHAPGEVDKPELVPFVVSDPAKLPGIVIDETEAQLIGTWQYSTHTPPYVGLGYLHDQKKGKGKKAVVYTPKLPKSGRYEVRLSHCYNIRRSTNTPITIHHADGEKTIRINQQKIPEYKKLFRKLGVFRFRAGKSGWVKISNEGTDGKYVIADAVQFLYMGD